A window of Sphingobacterium sp. SRCM116780 contains these coding sequences:
- a CDS encoding DinB family protein: MKTFFKELFEYNFNFNQKTLYFLAENQEQISDKLIRLLSHMVNVHGIWNSRILSTKINYKPWDTFSVKELIEIDNANFNSSISIMEKFDLAFEIQYSTFNGKPYNNTIRDILFQIINHSTYHRGQIATVFRECDMKPLLTDWIFYKMN, from the coding sequence ATGAAAACATTCTTTAAAGAATTATTTGAATACAATTTCAATTTCAACCAAAAGACTCTTTATTTTTTAGCTGAAAATCAGGAACAAATTTCGGACAAATTAATAAGGCTTCTTAGTCATATGGTAAATGTTCATGGTATATGGAATAGTAGAATTCTATCAACGAAGATAAATTATAAACCATGGGACACATTTAGTGTGAAAGAATTGATAGAAATTGATAATGCAAACTTTAATTCCTCAATTTCTATAATGGAGAAATTTGACTTAGCCTTTGAAATACAATATTCAACTTTTAATGGAAAACCCTATAATAATACTATTCGGGATATTTTATTTCAAATTATTAACCACTCAACTTATCATAGAGGACAAATAGCAACAGTGTTCAGAGAATGTGATATGAAACCACTTTTGACAGATTGGATCTTTTATAAAATGAACTAA
- a CDS encoding formylglycine-generating enzyme family protein, whose amino-acid sequence MVRNLSILYPFCLLLTSCLSSAKPTVNPANLFISPDSSRCYMAKSIPSRFSNLESDVNIVTGSGLDQEKMIKITGGYFKMGSDNFSDAKPIHEVKLNSFLMDEHEVTNAQFEKFVQATGYVTVAERPLDPKEFPGVDSEMLKPGSAIFSPPKEVKDLHNHLQWWSYVIGASWKHPEGAMSSIKGRENHPVVHIAYQDAEAYAKWAGKRLPTEAEWEYAARSRTSNPLTYYWGNELLDNDRYLANIFQGQFPVQNTKLDGFIGTSPIKSFPANSIGLYDMEGNIWEWCADYYRPDYYANSNVDNPKGPEDSYDPEEPNAIKRVQRGGSFLCNDQYCERYKAGSRGKGEINSPTNNVGFRCVKDI is encoded by the coding sequence ATGGTCAGAAATCTATCTATTTTATATCCATTTTGTCTTTTATTAACTTCTTGCTTAAGTAGTGCTAAACCAACGGTTAATCCAGCAAACTTATTTATTTCACCAGATTCTTCACGTTGCTATATGGCAAAAAGTATTCCTTCTCGGTTTTCGAATCTGGAATCCGATGTCAATATTGTAACGGGATCAGGATTAGATCAGGAGAAAATGATAAAGATAACAGGTGGATATTTCAAGATGGGATCGGATAATTTCTCGGACGCAAAGCCGATTCATGAAGTTAAACTGAATAGCTTCTTGATGGATGAGCATGAAGTGACGAATGCACAATTTGAAAAATTTGTTCAAGCAACAGGATATGTTACTGTTGCCGAAAGACCTTTAGATCCGAAGGAGTTTCCAGGGGTAGATTCGGAAATGTTAAAACCAGGGTCAGCAATTTTTTCCCCTCCAAAAGAAGTCAAAGATTTGCATAATCATTTACAATGGTGGTCTTATGTTATTGGAGCTAGTTGGAAACATCCTGAAGGAGCTATGAGTAGTATCAAAGGTAGAGAAAACCATCCAGTAGTACATATTGCTTACCAAGATGCAGAAGCATATGCAAAGTGGGCAGGAAAACGATTACCAACAGAAGCCGAATGGGAATATGCCGCTCGTTCTCGAACCTCCAATCCATTAACCTACTATTGGGGTAATGAATTGTTAGATAACGATCGTTATTTAGCAAATATTTTTCAAGGTCAGTTCCCTGTTCAGAATACGAAGTTAGATGGATTTATAGGAACTTCTCCGATTAAATCATTCCCCGCAAATAGTATTGGCTTATATGATATGGAAGGAAATATTTGGGAATGGTGTGCTGATTATTATCGTCCTGATTATTACGCGAACAGCAATGTTGACAATCCAAAAGGACCTGAAGATTCCTATGATCCTGAGGAACCTAATGCCATTAAAAGGGTACAACGAGGAGGATCATTTCTTTGTAACGATCAATATTGCGAACGATATAAAGCTGGAAGTAGGGGGAAAGGTGAAATTAACAGCCCAACCAATAATGTAGGGTTTAGATGTGTAAAGGACATATAA
- a CDS encoding Gfo/Idh/MocA family protein, whose protein sequence is MNSNRRDFLKKAGILSSVAMTLPTLNSNVLAGTKFNMSGYASPKIDKVRVAIIGLGMRGPGAVDRLSYIDGVEIVALCDKHADRVERAQGILRKKSLKDAKSYSGEDGWKEMLNNEKLDLVYICSPWDYHTPMSIGAMKAGAHVACEVPIALTLKDCWEVVKVSEETKKHCMMLENCCYDFFEMLTLNMTRQGLFGEILHGEGAYIHDLLDLNFAKNGYDNMWRLRENMKLNGNLYPTHGLGPVAQCMNINRGDKMNHLVAMSTNDFQMGAKAKELAEKDSFYQEFIGKSFRGNMNTTLIRTELGKTIMLQHDVTSPRPYSRLHTLSGTKGFAQKYPTENIAFGHSFISKDKLKELYTQYTPELVKFIGDQAKQVGGHGGMDFMMDWRLIDCLRNGLPLDQDVYDAASWSCVVPLSCDSVKRNSRTVDIPDFTQGAWKTNKPVDITLNGGGTTKIRSKEGKASAVQLDV, encoded by the coding sequence ATGAATTCTAATAGAAGAGATTTCTTAAAAAAAGCAGGTATCTTATCATCTGTAGCGATGACATTACCAACTTTAAATTCCAACGTATTAGCAGGGACAAAATTCAATATGTCAGGTTATGCATCTCCTAAAATTGATAAAGTACGCGTAGCGATTATAGGTCTAGGTATGCGCGGTCCTGGTGCTGTTGATCGACTATCTTATATTGATGGTGTTGAAATTGTGGCTTTATGTGATAAACACGCAGATCGTGTAGAACGTGCTCAAGGTATATTACGTAAAAAGTCACTCAAAGATGCCAAATCTTATTCTGGTGAAGATGGCTGGAAAGAGATGTTGAATAATGAAAAATTAGACCTCGTATATATATGCTCACCGTGGGATTATCATACGCCAATGAGTATTGGGGCAATGAAAGCTGGTGCACATGTGGCTTGTGAAGTACCTATTGCACTAACATTAAAGGATTGCTGGGAGGTCGTGAAAGTTTCTGAAGAAACAAAGAAACATTGTATGATGTTGGAAAACTGCTGCTATGACTTCTTCGAAATGTTAACCTTAAATATGACTCGTCAGGGACTATTTGGTGAAATTTTACATGGGGAAGGTGCATATATTCACGATTTATTGGATTTGAATTTTGCGAAGAATGGATATGACAATATGTGGAGATTGCGTGAAAACATGAAGTTAAATGGTAACTTGTATCCCACGCATGGTTTAGGTCCAGTTGCACAATGTATGAATATCAATCGTGGAGATAAGATGAACCATTTGGTAGCGATGTCTACAAATGATTTTCAAATGGGAGCAAAAGCAAAAGAATTAGCAGAAAAGGATTCATTCTATCAAGAATTTATAGGTAAAAGCTTCCGTGGTAATATGAATACTACTTTAATTCGAACAGAATTGGGTAAAACGATTATGTTACAACATGATGTCACTTCTCCAAGACCATATTCACGATTACATACATTGAGTGGTACTAAAGGTTTCGCACAAAAATACCCAACTGAAAATATTGCCTTTGGACATAGTTTTATTTCAAAGGATAAGTTAAAGGAATTATACACACAATATACCCCAGAGCTAGTGAAATTTATTGGTGACCAAGCAAAGCAAGTGGGAGGACATGGTGGCATGGACTTTATGATGGACTGGAGATTAATCGACTGTTTACGTAATGGATTACCTTTGGATCAGGACGTTTATGATGCAGCTTCATGGAGTTGTGTCGTTCCATTAAGTTGTGACTCTGTAAAACGTAATTCACGCACTGTCGATATTCCAGATTTTACGCAAGGTGCTTGGAAAACAAATAAACCTGTTGATATTACATTAAATGGGGGAGGTACCACTAAAATTCGCTCAAAAGAAGGAAAAGCAAGTGCTGTCCAATTAGATGTATAA